The following proteins are encoded in a genomic region of Arachis stenosperma cultivar V10309 chromosome 4, arast.V10309.gnm1.PFL2, whole genome shotgun sequence:
- the LOC130974293 gene encoding uncharacterized protein LOC130974293 isoform X2 yields the protein MRTPPTLLSLTIDSAVINLSDFSDLSVIPDHILLDLFLRILRAGKLTEKVLRLFIATGKDEVLSLVQALNIQHILTPVLPTRCSEKF from the exons ATGAGAACACCGCCAACACTGCTCTCTCTCACAATTGACTCAGCGGTCATTAATCTCTCCGACTTCTCCGATCTCTCTGTCATCCCTGATCACATCCTTCTCGATCTCTTCCTC AGAATTTTGAGAGCTGGTAAACTGACTGAGAAAGTTCTGAGACTGTTTATAGCAACCGGTAAGGATGAAGTCCTCTCACTTGTTCAGGCACTGAATATACAACATATTCTGACCCCTGTGCTTCCTACCA GGTGCTCTGAGAAATTTTGA
- the LOC130974293 gene encoding probable UDP-arabinopyranose mutase 5 isoform X3, producing MRTPPTLLSLTIDSAVINLSDFSDLSVIPDHILLDLFLRILRAGKLTEKVLRLFIATGKDEVLSLVQALNIQHILTPVLPTITINENEVDIVIGALHCDLKSFLNEWKPIFSRFHLIIVKDPDLKEELQIPGGFSADVYTKSDIERVVGSSAVLFSGYSCRYFGFLVSRKKYVVCVDDDCVPAKDTAGNMVDPVAQHIVNLKTPATPFFFNTLYDPFRKGADFVRGYPFSLRTGVDCALSCGLWLNLADLDAPTQALKPKERNTRYVDAVLTVPVRSMLPVSGINIAFNREAIGPALVPALKLAGEGKFRWETVEDIWSGMCVKVICDHLALGVKSGLPYVWRTERGNAIESLKKEWEGVKLMEEVVPFFQSVRFSQSATTAEACVLEMAKTVKEKLGKVDPMFSRAAEAMEEWVKLWKSVGSS from the exons ATGAGAACACCGCCAACACTGCTCTCTCTCACAATTGACTCAGCGGTCATTAATCTCTCCGACTTCTCCGATCTCTCTGTCATCCCTGATCACATCCTTCTCGATCTCTTCCTC AGAATTTTGAGAGCTGGTAAACTGACTGAGAAAGTTCTGAGACTGTTTATAGCAACCGGTAAGGATGAAGTCCTCTCACTTGTTCAGGCACTGAATATACAACATATTCTGACCCCTGTGCTTCCTACCA TAACTATCAACGAAAATGAAGTGGATATTGTGATTGGCGCATTGCACTGTGATCTTAAATCTTTCTTGAATGAGTGGAAGCCAATATTCTCCCGTTTCCACCTGATAATAGTAAAAGATCCTGACCTCAAGGAGGAACTCCAAATTCCTGGGGGCTTCAGTGCGGATGTCTATACAAAATCTGATATTGAGCGTGTGGTGGGTTCTTCCGCTGTTCTCTTCTCCGGATATTCATGTAGATACTTTGGTTTTCTGGTTTCACGGAAGAAGTATGTTGTCTGTGTTGATGATGATTGTGTCCCAGCAAAAGACACTGCAGGAAATATGGTAGATCCTGTGGCTCAGCATATTGTGAACCTCAAGACACCCGCAACTCCTTTCTTCTTTAATACACTGTATGATCCATTCCGTAAGGGTGCAGATTTTGTTCGTGGGTACCCATTTAGCCTGCGAACTGGGGTTGATTGTGCTTTGTCGTGTGGACTATGGCTGAATCTAGCAGACCTTGATGCACCAACACAAGCTCTTAAGCCAAAAGAGAGGAACACGCGATATGTGGATGCTGTTCTGACTGTCCCGGTGAGATCCATGTTGCCGGTGAGTGGTATCAACATTGCCTTCAACCGTGAAGCAATTGGCCCAGCATTAGTCCCGGCTTTGAAATTGGCCGGTGAAGGAAAGTTTAGGTGGGAAACTGTGGAAGATATATGGAGCGGAATGTGTGTGAAAGTAATATGCGATCACCTAGCCCTTGGTGTGAAAAGCGGATTGCCCTATGTCTGGAGAACAGAAAGAGGCAATGCCATAGAGAGCTTAAAGAAAGAGTGGGAAGGAGTGAAACTGATGGAGGAAGTAGTTCCTTTCTTTCAGTCAGTAAGGTTCTCACAATCAGCAACTACAGCCGAGGCTTGTGTGCTCGAGATGGCCAAGACAGTGAAGGAGAAACTGGGGAAGGTTGATCCTATGTTCTCTCGTGCCGCCGAAGCCATGGAAGAGTGGGTCAAGCTCTGGAAGTCAGTCGGATCCAGCTGA
- the LOC130974293 gene encoding probable UDP-arabinopyranose mutase 5 isoform X1, translated as MAQVTINENEVDIVIGALHCDLKSFLNEWKPIFSRFHLIIVKDPDLKEELQIPGGFSADVYTKSDIERVVGSSAVLFSGYSCRYFGFLVSRKKYVVCVDDDCVPAKDTAGNMVDPVAQHIVNLKTPATPFFFNTLYDPFRKGADFVRGYPFSLRTGVDCALSCGLWLNLADLDAPTQALKPKERNTRYVDAVLTVPVRSMLPVSGINIAFNREAIGPALVPALKLAGEGKFRWETVEDIWSGMCVKVICDHLALGVKSGLPYVWRTERGNAIESLKKEWEGVKLMEEVVPFFQSVRFSQSATTAEACVLEMAKTVKEKLGKVDPMFSRAAEAMEEWVKLWKSVGSS; from the coding sequence ATGGCTCAAGTAACTATCAACGAAAATGAAGTGGATATTGTGATTGGCGCATTGCACTGTGATCTTAAATCTTTCTTGAATGAGTGGAAGCCAATATTCTCCCGTTTCCACCTGATAATAGTAAAAGATCCTGACCTCAAGGAGGAACTCCAAATTCCTGGGGGCTTCAGTGCGGATGTCTATACAAAATCTGATATTGAGCGTGTGGTGGGTTCTTCCGCTGTTCTCTTCTCCGGATATTCATGTAGATACTTTGGTTTTCTGGTTTCACGGAAGAAGTATGTTGTCTGTGTTGATGATGATTGTGTCCCAGCAAAAGACACTGCAGGAAATATGGTAGATCCTGTGGCTCAGCATATTGTGAACCTCAAGACACCCGCAACTCCTTTCTTCTTTAATACACTGTATGATCCATTCCGTAAGGGTGCAGATTTTGTTCGTGGGTACCCATTTAGCCTGCGAACTGGGGTTGATTGTGCTTTGTCGTGTGGACTATGGCTGAATCTAGCAGACCTTGATGCACCAACACAAGCTCTTAAGCCAAAAGAGAGGAACACGCGATATGTGGATGCTGTTCTGACTGTCCCGGTGAGATCCATGTTGCCGGTGAGTGGTATCAACATTGCCTTCAACCGTGAAGCAATTGGCCCAGCATTAGTCCCGGCTTTGAAATTGGCCGGTGAAGGAAAGTTTAGGTGGGAAACTGTGGAAGATATATGGAGCGGAATGTGTGTGAAAGTAATATGCGATCACCTAGCCCTTGGTGTGAAAAGCGGATTGCCCTATGTCTGGAGAACAGAAAGAGGCAATGCCATAGAGAGCTTAAAGAAAGAGTGGGAAGGAGTGAAACTGATGGAGGAAGTAGTTCCTTTCTTTCAGTCAGTAAGGTTCTCACAATCAGCAACTACAGCCGAGGCTTGTGTGCTCGAGATGGCCAAGACAGTGAAGGAGAAACTGGGGAAGGTTGATCCTATGTTCTCTCGTGCCGCCGAAGCCATGGAAGAGTGGGTCAAGCTCTGGAAGTCAGTCGGATCCAGCTGA